In Verrucomicrobiota bacterium, the following proteins share a genomic window:
- a CDS encoding TlpA family protein disulfide reductase, with protein MALAKILKDTNPAEAENTLKLIIEKYADVSAGRGTLGEQAQKDIDHAKKFGTGKPAPEIAGQDIDGKDFKLSDYRGKVVMIDFWGDWUGPCRAMYPHERSLVARMQGKPFALIGVNSDPKEKVVDAIKRENITWRSFWDGGNTRGPIATEWQVQGWPTMYLIDHKGVIRKSYVGSPGGEVLDREIDALVKAIEAGK; from the coding sequence ATGGCGCTCGCCAAGATTCTCAAGGACACCAACCCCGCCGAGGCGGAAAACACCCTCAAACTGATCATCGAGAAATACGCGGACGTCTCCGCCGGGCGCGGCACACTCGGCGAACAGGCGCAGAAGGACATCGACCACGCGAAGAAGTTCGGCACCGGCAAACCCGCGCCCGAGATCGCCGGGCAGGACATCGACGGCAAGGATTTCAAGCTCTCCGATTATCGCGGCAAGGTCGTGATGATTGATTTCTGGGGAGATTGGTGAGGGCCCTGCCGCGCGATGTATCCCCACGAGCGGTCGCTCGTGGCGCGGATGCAAGGCAAGCCCTTCGCACTAATCGGCGTGAACTCCGACCCGAAAGAAAAGGTCGTGGACGCCATCAAGCGCGAGAACATCACCTGGCGCTCGTTCTGGGATGGCGGCAACACCCGCGGCCCCATCGCCACCGAATGGCAAGTGCAGGGCTGGCCCACGATGTATCTGATTGACCACAAAGGCGTCATCCGCAAGAGCTACGTCGGCTCGCCCGGCGGCGAAGTGCTCGACCGCGAAATCGACGCGCTCGTCAAAGCCATCGAGGCCGGCAAGTAA